GTTCTAGCAAgggaggggcgacggcggcggcgcgcctttggctcgcttcagtgcttgtagtcgtcgcaaGGTGTtctatgtaatttttattatttctggtgttatcatgattgaagatgaatagatcaaaagtttcTCGCAAATTTTTTTTGTGGGCCAACTCCGGATTTTTGCTGAAGGACAGATTGGTAATTCTTTGTTATGGGTTTAGTCATCTATTCGTTTTTATCCTAATGATTcaatcaaattaattaagtgaTGCAAGGCTCCATCTCTTCGATGCGGGCGTTGTCCCGTCCTCCGCCATCCCGACGCCGCTTACCAGCCTCAGATAGCCAGCCGTAAGAACATTGACCAGACTAGTAGGAGCAGTGAAGGAATTGGTGTTTCTATTGATGTGTGTAATTTTTCTTGTGGTTTTCTTTCTATTAGTTCTCTTAGCAAAAAAAACTAGTGAAGTATGTGACCAAAATATTATTTAATAAAATAATTGAGTAGTGAAGTTTAATACGATGCCTAAAAACATAACCCTTTTTAAGGAGCAAATATACTTCTCTAAAGGCTAGGAGATGGTTTGATCATCTAAATTATAAAGGATCAGTTAGAGATGGATTTAGTTGTACCCGGCAGATCTTCACGACTTGTAAACCTCTCCATTTAATTTACCTATGGTTTTGATCAGAGTATAAACATATGACATGATCTGAGACAAAGGGTTCGACGCTTCCGAAAATAAACGTAAGTAATTCATTTATAACTGCCAACGGGGCGGCGTATTTGCGATGGAATCGCTGGTGATTACAACTCCATGTTTTGCCTGCCGGAACAGACCATGAATAACAACCTGTGCATTCGTTATTGCCTGAAGAAAAAAGACCTATCGAGTCTACCAAATAACGGGTTGCAGTTGTCTTGCCCATGATGTTGGTATTTTTCACATTTtttctgagggggggggggggggcaaaaagTTCATAAAACACCTAACCAAGAGTCAAAGACTGCCTTGTCTGTTTCTTAGGAATGAAAGCTACGTTTCCCCTAACTAACTGCTACTAGTTGAGTGCACCACAGAGCTTAATTCTGTCGTTTTACTCTGCCTGGCTAGCTTATAAGCAACTGATCGAGCTTGTGATGTTAAACTAAGCTGGTTGAGAAGAACAATTTCGCCGGCAGAGCTCCATGGCAGGTCTCCTCATGCTAGAGATGCTTCCACTGCCATGGTTTCTGTTCCTCTTCCCGCTCTTCCTCTTGTTTGTGAATTATTGGTTCACTATGACTGGTAAGACAGGAAGAAGGCAGCAGCACGAAAACCGCCACCAGCCTTCTCCACCGGGACTGCCCATCATTGGGCACCTGCACCTCCTCGGCTCCCTCCCGCACGTCTCCCTCCGCAGCCTCGCCAAGAAGCATGGTCCTGACGTCATGTTCCTCCGTCTTGGAGCCGTGCCGACACTTGTTGTGTCATCCCCGCGTGCCGCAAAGGCGGTTCTGCGCACGCACGACCATGTCTTCGCCTCGCGGCCCCGCTCCATGGTCTCGGAAACCCTCATGTATGGCTCGTCCGACATCGCCTTTGCACCATATGACGAGCACTGGCGCCAGGCGAGGAAGCTCGTCACCACTCACATGTTGAGTTTAAAAAAGGTGCAATCTTCCCGCAACGCCGCCATGGAGGAGGTAATTTTAATGATCTCGCAGTTTTCACGTGGTGCTTGGTCGAAATATGAATATCTTTGTCTGCACACCTGAAACTATAATTGTGAATGTTACTGCAAGTTTCTTTTTAtaaccctctctctctctgtctctctctctctcccaaatTATTTGTGCTGATTTTGTTCTAAGTCAAACTCATCTAAAGGGAAATGTGCTAATAAACTCATCTAAAGGGAAATGTGCTAATATATGACCTCATCTAAAGGGAAATGTGCTAATATCTGCAACATATAGTATGGAAATACGTTTGATGATCAATCTAGTTTAGCGCTGTAGATGTTCATATATTTTTATAGACTTTGTTAAACTTTAAAATGTTGGACTTTGGACAAATCTAGAATATGAGTGAAGCATGTTCGTCGAAATGCTTGGGAATGCGATGTTCAAAATGATTTCAGACAACTTGTAAGTAGAAAGTCTAGTTTTATTGCTAGCCGTCCATTGGTTGCTAGCCGTCCATAGTGTAGAACACATTTCTTCTGAATAGTTGTTGACAGCACGATGTGTGGAGGGCCAGTGGAGAATTGGCACGGGGTGGCGGATATGTTTCTTTTGCCTTTTTGAAAAAGAAGTGATGGTGAGGGGTTGAGGGGGGTACTTAAGCCGGTAGCGCATGGATGGATCACTTATATAGGTGTTTTTTCTTTCATTGCAATGGAGAATTTCCTCGGAGGAGACATGAGACCAtgttttatgtattttataattgAGATACTCCTAGGTTTTGAGATGCAATAATACAAGTTAACCTTTTCTCATcgagtttggattgcttaccacgaGTGTCATGTTCTAATACAAGTTAACTTTTGAATAGACAGTCCAGTTTTCCTGTTAACCTTCTCCAATTCCCCGATGTAATAACACAAGTTAACTTGTGAATAGACAGTCTAGTTTTCATGCAATACATCTCCAAGTCCCCAAAAACACAAGGTTAATTTCCCCCGTGAGGTTCCTCCACGGAGGGTGAGTCGAGGCTTAAGATCAGTTTGAAAGGCGTAGTTGATAGACAACAAGTCATTATTCTTGTACTACCCCTTGTTCTTACGAAGGGGCGGAGGAGACTTCCGTGTTACAATACAGGAAAATCCCTCCAAAATTGTAGTTTACAACACAAAAGCTATCAATATTTTAAATCAGTTGATGAGATTACAAGGGCCAGTGGGAGAGACCGCACGAGGGGGTGAATAGTCATTTTTTTAACATAGGGTAGGGGAGCGTGTTCTCACCAAAACTACCATAGTTTAGGGGCAAAGCACAAGAGCTGGTGAAGTGGTACACTACAAGGAGGTTCTAGGAATAGGCAATGTTGGATGACAAAATGGCCACTATGACAACAAAGGTGGTTCTTTGTGAAATAGGGAGAATAAAGGTCATGGCTTTACAAATCCATCAAGGAGAACCTCATCCTACTCAACAGTGGCGACAATCTAGAAAAGAGGTTAGGGCCTACAAGATGGTCTTCTAAATAAATCCATGGATAGACAACATCCACTAATTAGGAGATTATACATTTCTAAAAAAATGGTAGTGAGATATTTTTTGTTAATCAGTGTTTTACCACCACATATCTCCCAATTTCTTAAATTGTTTTCTACTGACGAAACTCGTTGGTAATTTTGTTGTCAAAAACTTATCCTTATTGTTATAACAATTTTTACTACACTACATCACAAATGAAATTAAAAAATTGACTGCCATGTGCCCTCCCCTAATAATGTCATAAATGTTAGCTAGTCTCATACTTTAAGATGCATGTCATCATAGGTGAACATGGTGATGACCAAGATTAACGAGGCCGCTGCAGGAGGTGTTGTAGTGGACATGAGTAGGCTTCTGAAGTCATTCACGTATGATATGGCATGTCGGATCGTGTTGGGAGAGTCCTTCCGGAAAGAAGGACAGAGCAAGCTACTTCGAGACCTCATAGACGATACCTCACGAATATTAGGAGGTTTCAACTTGGAGGAGTACTTCCCAACATTGGCAAGAGTTGGAGTGCTTAAGAGTCTGGTTTGTGCAAAGGCTGAGAGAGTGAGGCGTAGATGGGCCTATTTGCTGGATAAGTTGATCGATGAACGTGTGAGCATGGACAAGTCAACAGTTGATAACAAGGATGGAGATTTCAT
The window above is part of the Triticum aestivum cultivar Chinese Spring chromosome 2A, IWGSC CS RefSeq v2.1, whole genome shotgun sequence genome. Proteins encoded here:
- the LOC123184259 gene encoding indole-2-monooxygenase; its protein translation is MAGLLMLEMLPLPWFLFLFPLFLLFVNYWFTMTGKTGRRQQHENRHQPSPPGLPIIGHLHLLGSLPHVSLRSLAKKHGPDVMFLRLGAVPTLVVSSPRAAKAVLRTHDHVFASRPRSMVSETLMYGSSDIAFAPYDEHWRQARKLVTTHMLSLKKVQSSRNAAMEEVNMVMTKINEAAAGGVVVDMSRLLKSFTYDMACRIVLGESFRKEGQSKLLRDLIDDTSRILGGFNLEEYFPTLARVGVLKSLVCAKAERVRRRWAYLLDKLIDERVSMDKSTVDNKDGDFIDILLSVQHEYGLTRERMKALLTDVFFGSTDTLSNTLEFTLAELMRKPCLLGKLQDEVRSIVPRGQESITETDINKMAYLRAVMKESLRVYPVAPILAPHLAMADCNIDGYMVAAGTHVLVNVWAIGRDSSSWGDAEEFIPERFIYEDSDVDVNFKGNDFQFLPFGSGRRMCPGINLATANFELMLANLMYHFEWELPPGIETKDINMTVVFGLTVRRKEKLLLIPKSYK